The following nucleotide sequence is from Streptomyces sp. HUAS CB01.
GGCCGGTCTGAAGGATGTCCTGGCCCGCTGCCCCGAACTGGACACGGCTGCCGGACATGTCCGCGACTTCGGCGAAGTACTCACCAACCGGCTAGGCTCCACACTCCCCACCTGGATCGACGCAGTCGACGCCAGCCAGCTGCCCGGGCTTACCGGCTTCGCACTCCACCTGCGCCGAGACCTCGACGCCGTGACCGCCGGCCTCACCCTGAACTGGAGCTCGGGCAGCATCGAAGGCGCTGTGAACCGCATCAAAAAGATCAAGAGACAGCTCTACGGCCGAGCCGGCTTCCACCTGCTCCGGAAGATGATCCTGCTGCAATAGCCCAGAGGCAGGCATCTTGCTGATGCGGGTTCGGCGAGCTAGAACTTCATGTGATCACTTTTGTGTGTGCCGCATGCGCCCGCCCTCTGACCAGGGCTGTGCGGCTGTCCGAGACCCTGGTCAGGCCAGATTTCGACGGGCGAATTGGACCTGACGGGTATCGCCGGGCCTCGGCCACGATGCATGCGGGGCGCTACGCCCTGGAGCCCGAGCCATGGGGAGCCCCGTTCCTGCCGACCGACGAACCCGTCGCAGTGTTTCCCGGCGGGCCTTGTGTCGGCGATCCGGACGGAGAGGGGTTCCTGACTTCCGCAGGCCCCCGAAACACGATCGTCCTCCATCCCGACGACGCACCCAACTTGCTGCCCGACCTTGAGGGAGACCACACAGGCTGCTGCGGCTGGCATGGGCAGAGCGGTCTGAACCGGCTGTGCCCATGTGGTGCTGCGGTAGGAACTGAGATCAGCGAGTGTTACACCGCGTACGAACTCCACCTCGACCCAGCACAGGTTCATGGGGTGGACGCCAGCATCGTCGGAGCACCGCCAAAGTTCGGTGGGGCAGAACAGTAGGCGTGGAGCTCAGGCTCAACCTCCCACATGGGACTGCTGCAAGGTTGGGTGACACCTGACCTGGCTTGCTGAGAGGCGGCCTGGAAGGATGTTGCAGTGCCCAAGCCGTATCCGAGGGAGTTCCGCGAGGACGTCGTGCGGGTCGCGCGCAACCGCGAGCCCGGCGTCACGCTGGAACAGATCGCCGCTGACTTCGGGGTCCACCCGATCACGTTGTCGAAGTGGCTGCGCCGTGCCGACGTCGACGAGGGCGCCGGGCCCGCGACGACGTCGGGTGAGTCCGCCGAGCTGCGCGAGGCCCGCAAGCGGATCCGGTTGCTGGAGCAGGAGAACGAAGTGCTCAGGAGGGCGGCGGCGTATCTGTCGCAGGCGAACCTGCCGGCAAAATGATGTACCCGCTCGTCCGCGAGCTGGCCGCCGCCGATGCCCGTGTGCGGGTGCCGGTGGCGGTGACGTGCCGGGTGCTCGGGCTGGCCCGCCAGCCCTACTACCGGTGGCTGGCCTGCCCGGTCTCCGACGCCGAGCTGACCGAGGCATACCGGGCCGACGCGCTGTTCGACGCGCACCGCGACGATCCCGAGTTCGGACACCGGTTCCTGGCCGACGAGGCCCGTGCCGCGGGTGAGGTGATGGCCGAGCGGACCGCCTGGCGGATCTGCCGGGACCACGGCTGGTGGAGCGCGTTCGGCAAGCGAAAGGGCCGCGGCAAGAACACCAAGGCCGGGCCACCGGTGCACGACGACAAGGTGCGGCGCAACTTCACCGCCGACGCCCCGAACCGGCTGTGGCTCACCGACATCACCGAGCACCACACCGGCGAGGGCAAGCTGTATCTGTGCGCCGTCAAGGACGTGTATTCCGGCCGCATCGTGGGCTATTCCATCGACGCCCGGATGAAGTCCCGCCTCGCGGTGGCCGCACTGG
It contains:
- a CDS encoding transposase, with amino-acid sequence MTGWLTRHPTALAEEERAGLKDVLARCPELDTAAGHVRDFGEVLTNRLGSTLPTWIDAVDASQLPGLTGFALHLRRDLDAVTAGLTLNWSSGSIEGAVNRIKKIKRQLYGRAGFHLLRKMILLQ